In Microbacterium pumilum, the following proteins share a genomic window:
- a CDS encoding LacI family DNA-binding transcriptional regulator: MVSIDEVARHAGVSTATVSRTLSGRGPVSDSTRARVEAAAKTLGYVVSASASSLASGRTRNIGVLVPFLDRWFFSTVLSGIAAALMRRGYDITLYSLTADRTERETVFETFLRRQRVDGVIAISIELGESETDRLLELGLPVIAIGGPNARLTTLTVDDVEVARLATQHLLALGHREIAHIGASHEFDVDFHIPTRRRQGFEIALADAGIPAVPARYEPADFTIEGGFRAAKQLLGRPGGLPSAIFAASDEMAIGAILAARELGYRVPEDVSVMGIDGHELGEFFRLTTVDQFPRRQGERATDAILAELEPAGPDAPHVEPARLPYELTVRGSTARHRP; encoded by the coding sequence GTGGTGAGCATCGACGAGGTCGCGCGTCACGCGGGCGTCTCGACGGCGACCGTCTCGCGCACGCTCAGCGGTCGCGGCCCTGTCTCGGACTCGACCCGGGCTCGCGTCGAGGCGGCGGCCAAGACCCTCGGCTATGTGGTCTCGGCCTCCGCATCGAGTCTCGCCTCGGGTCGTACCCGCAACATCGGCGTGCTCGTGCCGTTCCTCGACCGCTGGTTCTTCAGCACGGTGCTCAGCGGCATCGCGGCGGCCCTGATGCGCCGTGGCTACGACATCACGCTCTACAGCCTCACCGCCGATCGCACCGAGCGCGAGACCGTCTTCGAGACCTTCCTGCGCCGACAGCGAGTCGACGGCGTCATCGCGATCTCGATCGAGCTCGGCGAGTCCGAGACCGATCGGCTGCTGGAGCTCGGCCTCCCGGTGATCGCGATAGGCGGCCCGAACGCGCGCCTGACGACGCTGACCGTCGACGATGTCGAGGTCGCCAGACTCGCGACCCAGCACCTCCTCGCGCTGGGCCACCGCGAGATCGCGCACATCGGCGCCAGCCACGAGTTCGACGTCGACTTCCACATCCCGACTCGCAGGCGCCAAGGGTTCGAGATCGCGCTGGCGGATGCCGGCATCCCGGCCGTACCGGCTCGCTACGAGCCCGCCGACTTCACGATCGAAGGCGGGTTCCGTGCCGCGAAGCAGCTGCTGGGCCGGCCCGGGGGACTGCCGAGTGCGATCTTCGCGGCGTCCGACGAGATGGCGATCGGCGCGATCCTGGCCGCCCGAGAGCTGGGCTATCGCGTCCCGGAGGACGTGTCGGTAATGGGGATCGACGGGCACGAGCTCGGCGAGTTCTTCCGCCTGACCACGGTCGACCAGTTCCCGCGCCGGCAGGGCGAGCGTGCGACCGACGCGATCCTCGCGGAGCTCGAGCCCGCCGGCCCCGATGCGCCGCACGTCGAGCCGGCGCGCCTGCCCTACGAGCTGACCGTGCGGGGTTCGACGGCCCGCCACCGCCCCTGA